The genomic stretch ATCAAGTAAATCTTTTTTATCTGTAATAACTACACGCGTAGAGAACATAATATCCTCAAAAGCACGTCTAAAACTACCACGCTGTCTTACTAGCTCTTTAAAATCTTCGTAACTAATTCCATTAACATATTCATCTTTGCCTAACAGCGTTCCATCTAAAAGAGTAGAAATTTTTTCTAATGCATCATCCAATGAGACTATCATCTCTTCAATTATCTTTTCAGCATTCTCATTATCTTCACTTTTTAAAACTTGATAGTACTCAAAAAGGGCTTGTGCCTCTTCATCATTCTCATTTGCTATATCGCTTAAAATCGCACCAATTCTTGCTTCTTGTAAATTAGGAAAATCTTTTAATAATAGACCATATATACGCATTGCTTCTTCATACTCACCGCTATAAAAATAGTTCTCGGCTCGCTCTAGAATTTTTTCTGTTTTTTTTGTTTTCACTTTTTCATATCTCCTTTTTACCGAAAATATATCGGCAAAAATATTCATCTTAAACTATAATTTTATATAGTTATTATGCAAGTTTATCCCACTGATCTTCCATACCAACAGGTACATTTACAACCTCGATTTCAGGATGTATATCCATTCTCATTTGACGTTCTACACCATACTTTAATGTATTTCCACTACTAGGACATCCAATACATGCACCTTGCAATTGTACATACACTTTGGCATTTTTTATACCAAGCAATTTAATATCACCACCATCTAAAGCAAGAGATGGTCTTACTTTTTCAATAACATTTTGTACAGCTGGGTATAAATCTTCATCGCTAAATGGTATCATTCTTTTTATCCTGATAATAGATTATTAAACAGTTATAAAACCCTGATATATTAGACTATTTGGTTTTAAGACTGTTTAGACTTCTATAATAACAAAATTGATAAAATTTGGCAACAGATTTTTGAAAAAATTAGAAGAGTTTAGAAGAATTTAATTTCGGGACATTTAGTCCCGAAATATCAAAGCTTATACTAGCTCGATAATTGCCATCTCCGCAGAGTCTCCACGTCGCTGGCGTGTTTTAATGATTCTGGTATAACCACCATTTCGTTCTGCATATTTAGGAGCAATCTCTTCAACAAGTTTTTTTGTTGCTTTTTTGTCCTGTAACTTAGCAAAAACTGCACGGTGTGCATTGAAATCGCCTGCTTTAGCACGAGTAACCATTTTTTCAAAAACACTTCTTAGTGTTTTTGCTTTAGCAAGAGTAGTCTCAATACGACCATGCTCAACTAAAGCAATAGATAGGTTTTTCAATAAAGCAGCGCGATGAGAAGATGTTCGGCTAAGTTTGCGATATCCATGTCTATGTCTCATCGTTATTCCTTATTATTTTATTTTTTTGAGCTTTCTATTTTCTTTTTCAGCTGTTTAGCAGTCTCTTGATCAAGTTCAGTTCCAACAGGGAACCCAAGCTCTTCAAGTTTTGCTTTAATCTCTTCTAAAGATTTTTTACCAAGATTTTTTATATCTTTAAGCTCGCTTTCACTCATTAGTACAAGTTCGCCAAGATATTTCAAACCTGCACGCTCAAGAGAGTTGAAACTTCTGGCACTAAGACCTAAAGTATCCAATCCCTGCATTAATGTTTTTACAAGAGAATTTTCTGCCGCAGGTGCAGTAACCTCTTCTGAAACATTGATGTCTAATATATTATTAAATACAGACATCTGTCGATACATAACTTCTATAGTGTTTTTGAATGCTGTAACAGGATCAATCTGTCCATCTGTTTCTATGTCAAAAACAATCTTCTCATAGTTAGGATTGTCTTCAACCAGCATATTCTCTATTGTATAGTTTGCAGCACGAACTGGTGTAAAGAATGCATCTAGTGCAATAAAACCTTCAGGCAATTCGTCACGTAAATCTTCACTAGGAACATAACCAATGCCCTGATGAATAAGTAGTGAAAAATTTAGTTCAGCATCTTCATTTAAAGTTGCCAGAAAACCGTCAGGTGTAACTACTTCTACCTGTTCATTGCTTAAATCTGCACCGGTGATTTCTATTGGTCCAGTAAAACTATAATTTACTTCTACCTTTTTTTCATCACCTTTGATTTTAAAACGAAGATTTTTGAGGTTGATAATAAATATTGCAACATCCTCAAGCATTCCACGAACAGAGTCAAATTCGTGTGATGCTCCTTCAATTTTAACACCTATAGGTGCATACCCAATAGTACTTCCAAGAAGTAGGCGTCTGATTGGATGAGCTAATGAAACTGCATATCCTGTTTCAAATGGATATGCTGTAATTCGCATCCTGTTTTCACCAGTCTGCTCAATTTCAACCTCGCTTGGCATAAAGGGCGATGTTTTTATTCTTTTCACTTTAAAATGTCTCCTTTCTTTGCGAACAAGTTCCCAAAGAAATTCCTCTCACTGTTGTGCTTTGCACTCTCTTTGAGGTTGTGCTTTAGCACTCTCTTTGAGAAATCTACGCCTTTGGCGAGAGAAACCCCCACCAAATCACAATTTGATGATAAGGGTTTCATTGGCAACTCAACTATTAACTATTACTTGCTGTAAAGCTCGACGATCAATCGTTCTTCAACAGGAATTACAACTTCTTCACGCTCTGGAATTCTAGTGAAAATACCAAAAGCTTTATCGTGATCAACATCAATCCAAGGAGAAATACCAGTTTGTCTAGTTAACTCCATTGCTCTTTGAATTTGTGGATTGTTTTTGCTTTTCTCTTTTACTTCAATCTTCTGTCCTGGTTTAACGCGGTAAGAAGGAATGTTTACTCGTTTTCCATCAACAAGAATATGTCCATGAGTTACAAGCTGACGTGCGAATGCTCGTGTTGTTGCAAATCCCATTCGATAAACAACATTGTCAAGTCGTCTCTCTAGAAGAGTAATTAGGTTTTCCCCTGTGTTACCTTCCATTCGGCTTGCATCTTTAAAGAGTCGTCGGAATTGCTTTTCTGCAACACCGTACATAAATTTCGCCTTTTGCTTTTCACGCAACTGCAAACCATATTCACTGATTTTTGTTCTTCTTTGTCCATGCTGTCCTGGTGCATATGGACGTTTATCAATTGCGCTTTTTCCTGCTAGTCTTCTTTCGCCTTTGAGTCCGAGACTCACGCCAAGGCGACGTTCGATCTTTTCTACTGGTCCTCTATATCGTGCCATCTCGTCCCCTTATACTCGTCGTCGTTTCGGAGGTCTACAACCATTATGTGGAAGTGGAGTAATATCTTTAAACCACATTACTCTTATTCCCTCGATTGCGCCTACGCTTTTTACTGCAGTCTCACGACCGCTTCCAGGTCCCTGTACTTTAATACCGACCTCTTTAATTCCATGCTCCATAGCTTTTGCCATTGCATCTTCAACAGCTTGCTGTGCTGCATAAGGAGTAGACTTTTTGCTTCCCTTAAATCCAAGAGAACCTGCACTGCTCCATGAAATCACATTACCTGCTTCATCAGTTACGGTGATTACAGTGTTGTTGTATGTAGCACTGATGTAAACTACACCGCGTGCAATATTCTTTTTTACAATCTTTTTTCTTGTTGTTTTACGTTTAGCCACTGCTTACTCCTTACTTGCTAGCTGCGCCGACAGTTTTACGTTTACCTTTGCGTGTACGAGCATTGGTTTTTGTCTTCTGTCCACGAACTGGAAGACCGCGTCGATGGCGAAGACCGCGATAGTTACCAAGGTCCATCAATGCTTTGATGTCCATTGCAACTTTTTTACGTAGATCCCCTTCAACCATATAGTTGTTTTGGATCTCATTACGAATAGCTGCAGCTTCATCTTCAGTTAACTCGTGTACACGCTTATCATAACTGATACCAGTTGCATCAAGAATTTTTCTTGAAGTTGCCAATCCGATACCATAGATGTATGTTAAAGCATACTCCATACGTTTTTTCTTAGGTAGATCAACACCTGCAATACGTGCCATCTTTTATCCTTGTCTCTGTTTGTGTTTTGGGTTAACACAGATGACGCGAACAATGCCTTTTCTTTTAATGATCTTACATTTGTCGCACATCTTTTTAACCGATGGTCTAACTTTCATTATTAGCTCCTTTATATGTTGCACAAGCATAACTTATACAACTACGCTAATGCTGAGTCAACTCAGCAGAAGGCTTATACAATACAGTATTAAAGCCGCCTAATTATTCTATTTCTACTACTGCACTGAACAACAAACCCATAACTTGGAATTTGCCCCAAACAGGTTTGATGAGTTAGATCAAACCGACCCTTGCATAAACAGTGCAATTTATGCAAAACTCCTTCACGTAGATGGAAAAGGGGATGGAATTATACTTTAAGGCAACTTACAGCTTACTTATATCTGTAAGTTATGCGCCCTTTATCCAAGCTGTAAGGTGTAAGTTCAACCTTAACCTTGTCTCCTGGAAGAATTCTAATGTAGTGCATACGCATTTTACCTGCAATATGACACAATACAACATGTCCATTTTCCAACTCTACACGAAAAGTAGCATTTGGAAGTGCTTCAATTACCTTACCGTCTATTTCTATTACATCATCTTTAGCCATTCTAACTCCTTACGCTTGCGATAAAATTTCAGCTCTGTTTCCCACTACAACTACAGTATGTTCATAGTGGCTGCCTCTTAAGCCGTCTTGACTTACAACAGACCATTTATCATCCAAAATTTTAGGTATTCCTACTTTTTGACAAACCATTGGTTCAAGACAGAATACCATGCCATTTTTAATTTTAGGTCCGCTTTTTGGTGATCCATGCTCTAAATAATTTGGTATTTCAGGCTCTTCATGTGGTTTACGTCCAATACCATGACCACAGAAATTAAGAAGTGGTGTATACCCTCTTGATTTAATGAATTTTTCCAGCTCTAAACTAAGCTCTTTAAAACGTAATCCAGGCTTGATTATATCTATAGCGTAGTAAAGTGCATCTTTTGCACAAGCTATAAGTTTTTCATCCTCTTCTGAAATTTTACCAATTGGAATTGTAACAGCAGCATCACCATACCATCCTTTATACTCTGTACCAATATCTAGTCCTAAAATATCACCCACTTTAACTTTGGTATCATCTGGAATACCATGAATGATAACCTCATTTAAAGATGTACAAACAGAAGCTGGAAAACCATACAGACCTTTAAATGATGGTCGAGCACCTTGTGAACGGACAAAGTCTTCGCCCATTGCATCGATCTCTTTAAGAGTCATACCTGGTTTAATATTATTTTCCAGATAATTTAGTGTCTCTTTAACAATTTTATTTGCTTTTCTTAATATCTCGATCTCTGCAGGCTTGCGGATTGCGATGGACATTAGAGGCCCACCGCACTTAGAGTTTCATATTTGCTCATATAGATCTGAGCTTCTATTTTACGCATGGTATCTAAAGCGACTTGTACAACAATCAGAACAGCTGTACCGCCAAAGTAGAATGGTACTCCCATACTCTTAACCAAGATCCACGGAAGTGTAGATATAAGCGCAAGGTAAATTGCACCCCAAAATGTCAATCTGCTGGCAACTTCATTTAGAAATTCTGCCGTATGTTCACCAGGACGAACACCCGGAATAAAACCACCTTGACGTTTGAGATTATCTGCAATATCTTTTGCATTAAAGACAATTGAAGCATAAAAATAGGCAAAGAAAATGACAAACAGGAACATCAAAAAGTTGAATGTATAGCTGTTTGGATTCAGAAAATCTGATATCTTTTGAACTATAGGATTAGTTGATGCTTGCAAAATTGTTGACGGGAACATCAATATTGCAGATGCAAATATTGGAGGAATTACCCCACTTAAATTCACTTTTATCGGAATATAGTTCATTACCCGTTTTTGCTGATTTTGCATCATTACTTTACGCGAATAGCTTACAGGAACTCTTCGCTCACCAAGTTCAACATAAATAATAAAGCCAACAGTTGCAATAATGATTGCCAATATAGCTAGAACTACTAAAAAGTTAAGTTCACCAGTATTTACCAAATTTATTGTACCGCCTATTGCTGACGGAATAGAAGAGACAATGCCGGCAAAGATAATCAAAGATATACCATTACCCACACCTCTTTGGGTAATCTGTTCACCAATCCACATTAAAAGCATAGTACCAGTAAGCATAGAGAATGCTGCAACTGTAATAAACGTTGTTGTATCAATCATTATTGCACTTTCGCCGCCTTTTCCTGTAAGACTTTGAAGTCCAATGGCTACACCTACTGCTTGAATTAATGTAATAGCAATTGTGGCATAACGGATAATTTGCATATATTTTGTCATTCCGTCACGCTCTTTTTTCATTTTACCGAGTTCAGGAAAGGTTGCAGCAAGTAGTTCCATAATGATTGAAGCAGTAATGTAAGGCATAATTCCGAGTGAAATTATACTAAGACGTTCAACAGCATTTCCACTGAACATATTGAACATGCCTAATGCATTGTTTGAGTTGGTATCAAAGAACTCTTTGATTACATCGATGTTAACACCGGGAACCGGCACATAGGCCAGGATCCGGTATGCCAGCAAAAATCCCAAAGTTATTAGGATTTTATTGACCAATGATTTATTCATTGTTATTTTCCGCTGGTCGAAATTCGCTCGTCTTTAATTTTTGCAGCAAGCTCACGAGCAGCTTTACCGATCAATTTAACGCGCTTATATTTACCTTTAATGGTATGAACACTTGAGAGTGTCTCCATAGTAATCTCTTCAAGCTCTGCAATTGCAGGAACACGCTCTATATTTAGCACATACGGCTTTTCTACTCTTGAAGTAAAACCGATTTTTGGTAAGCGTCGCTGAATTGGTTGCTGTCCGCCCTCAAAGCCGCGTTTTTGCTTATATCCAGTTCTAGACTTCTGTCCTTTATTACCACGTGTAGCAGTTTTGCCCATTCCGCTACCTTGACCACGTCCAACACGCTTACGGTTCTTGGTGCTTCCTTGAGCATTTGTAAGATTGTGAAGTGACATCGCTTATCCTTTAATTCTGCTAAGAGCTTCAACAGTTGCTCGTACTAGGTTGTTTGGATTGTTTGAACCTAGTGATTTAGTCAGGATATCTTTAATTCCGGCAAGTTCAATTACTGGGCGTGCAGCACCACCGGCAATAACTCCGGTACCTTCACTAGCCGGTTTAAGCAATATTTTACTTGAGTTATATTTATGTTCAATATCATGAGCAATTGTTGAGCCTTTGATATTGACTTTAACCAAGTTTTTAAATGCTTCATCGATTCCCTTGCGGATCGCATCAGGAACCTCTTTAGCTTTACCCATACCAAAGCCGACAGTTCCATTGCGGTCACCCACAACAACGAGTGCTGTAAATCGGAAACGTCGACCACCTTTGACAACTTTAGTGACACGGCCGATGTTGACGATTACTTCTTCAAAATCTTCTCGATTGATATTTTCCATGCTCTTACCTTTACACCTGTATTCCGTTTTCACGTAAAGCATCGGCAAATGCCGCAACAACACCGTGATAGATGTATCCGTTACGGTCGAATACCGCTTTTTCTAGACCTTTAGCTTTCATTGCAGCAGCTAAAGTTTCAGCAACTTTAACAGCTGCTTCTTTGTTTGCTTTTAGTCCCATTGCACGACCGTCTGCAGCAGCTAGTGTCACACCGGCAACATCATCAATCGCTTGAGCATAAAAGTGCTTGTTAGATCGGAACACGGTAACACGCGGCTTATCTGCAGTACCAGAAATTTTGCCGCGAACACGCGCTTTACGCTTTGCGCGCTGCAGGTTTTTCTTCAAAAGTAATGTTCTATTCATTTTTCAACCCTTATTTACCTGTTTTACCGGCTTTGCGGAGAATAACTTCATCCACATATTTAACACCTTTACCTTTGTAAGGTTCAGGTGGACGGAATGCACGAATCTCAGCTGCTACCTGACCAACTTTTTGCTTATCTGTACCTTTTACAGATATAACATTCTTTTCAACTGCAATCTCAATTCCTTCAGGAATATCATAGTTAACAGGGTGAGAAAAACCTAGTTGGAGTTCAAGAACTTTCCCCTTAACAGCTGCACGATATCCAACACCGTTAATTTCAAGTTTCTTCTCAAACCCTTGAGTCAAGCCAATGATCATGTTTTGTGTCAGAGCACGGTAAGTACCCCAGAATGCACTGCTTGCTTTATTTTCACCTTTTCGGTGGAAAATAATTTGATTATTTGCAATTTCAATGTCTACACGACCATGAGTATCGAGACGCTTTACATCTTTTCCTTTGGAAACGACAACTTCT from Hydrogenimonas thermophila encodes the following:
- the rpsE gene encoding 30S ribosomal protein S5, producing MENINREDFEEVIVNIGRVTKVVKGGRRFRFTALVVVGDRNGTVGFGMGKAKEVPDAIRKGIDEAFKNLVKVNIKGSTIAHDIEHKYNSSKILLKPASEGTGVIAGGAARPVIELAGIKDILTKSLGSNNPNNLVRATVEALSRIKG
- the rplQ gene encoding 50S ribosomal protein L17; protein product: MRHRHGYRKLSRTSSHRAALLKNLSIALVEHGRIETTLAKAKTLRSVFEKMVTRAKAGDFNAHRAVFAKLQDKKATKKLVEEIAPKYAERNGGYTRIIKTRQRRGDSAEMAIIELV
- the rpmJ gene encoding 50S ribosomal protein L36, coding for MKVRPSVKKMCDKCKIIKRKGIVRVICVNPKHKQRQG
- a CDS encoding DNA-directed RNA polymerase subunit alpha gives rise to the protein MKRIKTSPFMPSEVEIEQTGENRMRITAYPFETGYAVSLAHPIRRLLLGSTIGYAPIGVKIEGASHEFDSVRGMLEDVAIFIINLKNLRFKIKGDEKKVEVNYSFTGPIEITGADLSNEQVEVVTPDGFLATLNEDAELNFSLLIHQGIGYVPSEDLRDELPEGFIALDAFFTPVRAANYTIENMLVEDNPNYEKIVFDIETDGQIDPVTAFKNTIEVMYRQMSVFNNILDINVSEEVTAPAAENSLVKTLMQGLDTLGLSARSFNSLERAGLKYLGELVLMSESELKDIKNLGKKSLEEIKAKLEELGFPVGTELDQETAKQLKKKIESSKK
- the rplO gene encoding 50S ribosomal protein L15, translated to MSLHNLTNAQGSTKNRKRVGRGQGSGMGKTATRGNKGQKSRTGYKQKRGFEGGQQPIQRRLPKIGFTSRVEKPYVLNIERVPAIAELEEITMETLSSVHTIKGKYKRVKLIGKAARELAAKIKDERISTSGK
- the rpsM gene encoding 30S ribosomal protein S13, with translation MARIAGVDLPKKKRMEYALTYIYGIGLATSRKILDATGISYDKRVHELTEDEAAAIRNEIQNNYMVEGDLRKKVAMDIKALMDLGNYRGLRHRRGLPVRGQKTKTNARTRKGKRKTVGAASK
- a CDS encoding NifU family protein, encoding MIPFSDEDLYPAVQNVIEKVRPSLALDGGDIKLLGIKNAKVYVQLQGACIGCPSSGNTLKYGVERQMRMDIHPEIEVVNVPVGMEDQWDKLA
- the map gene encoding type I methionyl aminopeptidase, which codes for MSIAIRKPAEIEILRKANKIVKETLNYLENNIKPGMTLKEIDAMGEDFVRSQGARPSFKGLYGFPASVCTSLNEVIIHGIPDDTKVKVGDILGLDIGTEYKGWYGDAAVTIPIGKISEEDEKLIACAKDALYYAIDIIKPGLRFKELSLELEKFIKSRGYTPLLNFCGHGIGRKPHEEPEIPNYLEHGSPKSGPKIKNGMVFCLEPMVCQKVGIPKILDDKWSVVSQDGLRGSHYEHTVVVVGNRAEILSQA
- the rplR gene encoding 50S ribosomal protein L18, giving the protein MNRTLLLKKNLQRAKRKARVRGKISGTADKPRVTVFRSNKHFYAQAIDDVAGVTLAAADGRAMGLKANKEAAVKVAETLAAAMKAKGLEKAVFDRNGYIYHGVVAAFADALRENGIQV
- the rpsK gene encoding 30S ribosomal protein S11, which gives rise to MAKRKTTRKKIVKKNIARGVVYISATYNNTVITVTDEAGNVISWSSAGSLGFKGSKKSTPYAAQQAVEDAMAKAMEHGIKEVGIKVQGPGSGRETAVKSVGAIEGIRVMWFKDITPLPHNGCRPPKRRRV
- the infA gene encoding translation initiation factor IF-1, whose protein sequence is MAKDDVIEIDGKVIEALPNATFRVELENGHVVLCHIAGKMRMHYIRILPGDKVKVELTPYSLDKGRITYRYK
- the secY gene encoding preprotein translocase subunit SecY, translated to MNKSLVNKILITLGFLLAYRILAYVPVPGVNIDVIKEFFDTNSNNALGMFNMFSGNAVERLSIISLGIMPYITASIIMELLAATFPELGKMKKERDGMTKYMQIIRYATIAITLIQAVGVAIGLQSLTGKGGESAIMIDTTTFITVAAFSMLTGTMLLMWIGEQITQRGVGNGISLIIFAGIVSSIPSAIGGTINLVNTGELNFLVVLAILAIIIATVGFIIYVELGERRVPVSYSRKVMMQNQQKRVMNYIPIKVNLSGVIPPIFASAILMFPSTILQASTNPIVQKISDFLNPNSYTFNFLMFLFVIFFAYFYASIVFNAKDIADNLKRQGGFIPGVRPGEHTAEFLNEVASRLTFWGAIYLALISTLPWILVKSMGVPFYFGGTAVLIVVQVALDTMRKIEAQIYMSKYETLSAVGL
- the rpsD gene encoding 30S ribosomal protein S4, coding for MARYRGPVEKIERRLGVSLGLKGERRLAGKSAIDKRPYAPGQHGQRRTKISEYGLQLREKQKAKFMYGVAEKQFRRLFKDASRMEGNTGENLITLLERRLDNVVYRMGFATTRAFARQLVTHGHILVDGKRVNIPSYRVKPGQKIEVKEKSKNNPQIQRAMELTRQTGISPWIDVDHDKAFGIFTRIPEREEVVIPVEERLIVELYSK
- the rplF gene encoding 50S ribosomal protein L6, whose amino-acid sequence is MSRIGKKPIDIPAGVEVKVEGTEVVVSKGKDVKRLDTHGRVDIEIANNQIIFHRKGENKASSAFWGTYRALTQNMIIGLTQGFEKKLEINGVGYRAAVKGKVLELQLGFSHPVNYDIPEGIEIAVEKNVISVKGTDKQKVGQVAAEIRAFRPPEPYKGKGVKYVDEVILRKAGKTGK